TGGCGTTTAAGATGGCGGCCACCTTGACGAGAGGTCTGTCAGGTATGAAATGTGCATATTTAAGTTGTAAGTTTAGAAATATGTTGCTAAAAATGAATACGAGTTTTCTATAGACTTTTAAATTTGGCGTGCATTGGAATATGCAATTAAAATGTCCTGTATCTGCCACAGTATGTGAAGGACGAGTGCGCACTGGACACATTTTCCTCCACAATTTATTGCGTTTGCATTCGACTTTATTATATGTCTTTCTGTTGCATCGTCTTTATATCTTAgtagaatgtgaaaaatgtgaTGAATTACATTTGTATGTCACGCTACTGTAAAATTAGACAATACAAAACGTCCATAAACACTGTATTGTATTCATGTGGCTGTGATCTGTAAACTAGAGTTCGTTCTTTCTCTGGTGATCAGGTTTGCTGAGACCGCTGTCGGTTTTAGGCAGAGACTGTCTCAGACTCACACAGACAGCTCGCTTCTCAGCTGTAGTACAGAGACATGTCTGTAAACCACTGCCTGCTGCTCATCCCACTGCTTCACTCCAACAGACCAGCCTGCTCAATCGGTAAGACCTTATTCTTTTATATCTCTGCAAATGTGTATATTATTCTGTTTATTGTGCGTACACAGCCATTAAAGAATATTTCCTTATTTTCTAATTATGATCTTCTCTGTTCTGCAGAGTAACGCCCCTCATCccttcactgatgctccagccGGTCAGGAACTTGACATACTACAGTCTGAGGAAAGGCAAGAGGAAGTCTGTCAAGTCGGTTGTTCAAAGGTTTCTCAGGCTACACTGTGGTCTGTGGGTGAGGAGAAAGGTAATTTCCTGCTCACATATTTTTCAGAGCTATCATACAATTATTGGGCATCATGTTCAAAATCCAATTTGGTatttacaggtgcatctcaataaattagaatgtcgtgggaaagttcatttatttcagtaattcaactcaaactgtgaaactcgtgtattaaataaattcagtgcacacagactgaagtagtttaagtctttggttcttttaattgtgatgattttggctcacatttaattaacaaaaacccaccaattcactctcaacaaattagaatacgttggccttctggaaggtatgttcatttactgtatatgtactcagtacttggtaggggctcctttttctttaattactgcctcaattcggcgtggcatggaggtgatcagtctgtggcactgctgaggtggtatggaagcccaggtttctttgacagtggccttcagctcatctgctttttttgttctcttgtttctcattttcctcttgacagtaccccatagattctctgtggggttcaggtctggtgagtttgctggccagtcaagcacaccaacaccatggtcatttaaccaacttttggtgattttggcaggtgccaaatcctgctggaaaatgaaatcagcatctttaaaaagctggtcagcagaaggaagcatgaagtgctgtaaaatttcttggtaaacgggggcagtgactttggttttcaaaaaacccagtggaccaacaccagcagatgacattgcaccccaaatcatcacagactgtggaaaccttggtttccaaatgaaatacaaaacttgctctcatctgaaaagaggactttggaccactgggcaacagtccatttcttctccttagcccagctaagacgcctctgacgttgtctgtggttcaggagtggcttaacaagaggaatacaactgtagccaaattccttgacacgtctgtgtgtggtggctcttgatgccttgaccccagcctcagtccattccttgtgaagttcacccaaattcttgaatcgattttgcttgacaagcctctcaaggctgcgcttctctcagttggttgtgcatctttttccttccactcaactttctgttaacatgcttggatacagcactctgtgaacagccagcttctttggcaatgaacgTTTGTGGCGTACCCtctttgtgaagggtgtcagtgattgtcttctggacaactgtcagatcagcagtcttccccaagattgtgtagcctagtgaaccaaactgagagaccattttgaaggctcaggaaacctttgcaggtgttttgagttgattaactgattggcatgtcaccatattctaatttgttaagatagtgaattggtggggttttgttaaatgtgagccaaaatcatcacaattaacagaaccaaagacttaaactacttcagtctgtgtgcagtgaatttatttaatacacaaaataaatgaagttttccacgacattctaatttattgagatgcacctgtatatagtCCAGCCTACACACCTGAACTGAAACTGGTTCTTCATGTGTTCAATAATACTGTTGTTTTTTAGGCTGGATATAAGAAAAAGCTGTGGAAGAAGTCAGCAGCCCGCAAGAAGCGCCTCAGAGAACATGTATTCTGTAATAAAACTCAATGTAAATTGCTGGACAAGATGACAACACCCTATTGGAAAAGAAGAAACTGGTATCTCAACGACCCATACCAGAAATACCATGATAGAGTGAACCTGAAAGTGTAAAACCATCCTAACCTTATTCTGTCCAGTGTTTAAGCAAATAACAGCATAATACAATTGTGTATGAATGCACTATTTAAGAATACGTTGAGGATTCATGTTTAACTGCTCCTGAATAAATTTTCAATTGTTACAGtttatttccttttatttatttcaatttgttacagaaatatttagttatattaggAATTTAGGATTATtagttttctgcattttaatgcaATGCAGTTGGTTTCagaaatgaatttaaattaaatgtttattgatgAAATACTGAAAACACATAACAATGAAAATTCATAACAAttctataattataattatacaatctacactaccagtcaaaagtttttgtaagattttttttaatgtttttttaaagaagtctcttctgctcaccaagcctgcattttttttatccaaaatacagcaaaagcagtaatattgtaaaaatatttttattatttaaaataactgctttctatttgaatatatttcaaaatgtaatttatttctgtgatcaaagctaaaatttcagcattattactccagtcatatgatccttcagaaatcactctaatatgctgatttgctgttcaagaaacaatatttatgattatttttgtcaatatttaaaacagtcgagtacattttttccaggtttctttgatgaataaaaagatccaaatagaataaaaaggttttgtatcattatacactataccattcaaaagactGGAGTCggtatgattttttatttattttgtgggggggaacaaatgatagaaattaatagttttatttagcaaggacgcttTAAATTGACCAGAAGTGATGatagagacatttataatgtgacaaaagatttctattttagataaatgctgttcttctgaactttctattcatcaaacctgaaacctgaaaaaattccactcagctgtttttaacttaataataataataaatgttttttgagcagcaaatcagaatgttagaatgatttctgaaggatcatgtgactggaataatgatgctaaaaattcagctttgaaatcaaagaaataaattaaaatatattcaaaaagaaagcagttcttttaaatactaaaaaaaaaagtactgttttttctgtacgttggatcaaataaatgcaggtttggtgagcagaagaaaaacattaaaatcttactgttcaaaaacttttgactggtagtgtagattaTACAATTAAGTCTTTCATTTGTAACTATTATTTAGACCAGATCATGggagaaaataaaagtgaatcTTGTATTCTGCAGATTAAATAAATCACAAGACACATTTCACATTCACCTTTTAATCGTTGAATgccaatacatttttttttaacagagatCATTTCACTCTTTTACATCAACTTCTGTCTTTTTCCACTCAAGATTTATTCAGTAAAGGACTTGAGAACATTGAGATGCAGTAAATTCTGGCCTGCCAGATGTGACAGCTGCGGAATatggaaatactttttttatggaGATGCTGCAAGCCGCTATGTTTTAATAACAGAATGGTGAAAAGACATTTTGACTCTCCTAATCAGAACAACCTGGCACAAACAACTCAAAAATACACGATAGTTCAGTTCCAAATGGACTTTTCTAGTCTTTAAAGGCACAGCCTCTACTCAAGTCCctgaatttaaaaacataaattcatCTGACATGATTAAGCATGCATATGTAATGTCTCACTTTCATATTCGAAAATTGAGAATTCAGAAAGTAGTCCACGAGATTCATTTTGGACaccattttgttaatattaaaatggGTTCATAAATAGCTATTTTCCCACTGAATGACTATACGCACATCTAAACTGCTCTTCACACGGTATGAAGTTTCAAAGGTTGTGCCTTTAATGACCTGAATATTCAAAGAAGCAACAGTCAGCTGTTTTTATATGCTGTAAAAGGCCAAAGATGGTTCCACACAGAGCACTTCAAAATCATACCATTTTACAGAGAAAATGCTGGATTTTAATCTCGCTGTAAATACTGGAAACACAAAGCCAACAAAAAGCCAACCAGATTATCACTATTCCAATGATTTTTTCAGTTCACATTGTAGataatttctaaataataaaagtcaaaatatcaagtctaaataataaaagtgtgataaaatgacaaaaacagttcCTGAGCCAGATATTTTGTCAGTGATATAAGCATCTGAACAGCTACAAGAT
Above is a genomic segment from Labeo rohita strain BAU-BD-2019 chromosome 17, IGBB_LRoh.1.0, whole genome shotgun sequence containing:
- the mrpl35 gene encoding 39S ribosomal protein L35, mitochondrial, whose amino-acid sequence is MAATLTRGLSGLLRPLSVLGRDCLRLTQTARFSAVVQRHVCKPLPAAHPTASLQQTSLLNRVTPLIPSLMLQPVRNLTYYSLRKGKRKSVKSVVQRFLRLHCGLWVRRKAGYKKKLWKKSAARKKRLREHVFCNKTQCKLLDKMTTPYWKRRNWYLNDPYQKYHDRVNLKV